The Chryseolinea soli genome contains a region encoding:
- a CDS encoding sensor histidine kinase — protein sequence METKPLRILVLEDVEDDVGLIARVLQKEGILFETNRVDTRQEFVEALRSYEADVILSDHRLPQFNSFDALKLCRRAGVQIPFILVTGSVSEEFAVSCLKQGADDYVLKSNLIRLPTAIINALKQKALERERKKSDGELRKQNEELVKINKELDSFVYSVSHNLRAPLMSVLGLLNLAKMNDQDNENVLERYFTMMEHSIQKLDETLKEILDYSRNARNNLNIKRVSLHEIVNDSIERLRYMEGSDQIIKEIQINETVPLYSDGYRLSVIFNNLLSNAIKYRDLQKDESYVRFAITVDERKASFYFRDNGIGISEHLLPRVFDMFFRATERSEGAGLGLYIVKETVEKLRGTIVVESTYGQGTSFKFEIPNIHLPAELD from the coding sequence ATGGAGACAAAACCGTTGAGAATTCTTGTGCTGGAGGATGTTGAGGATGACGTGGGATTGATCGCCCGGGTGCTGCAAAAGGAAGGCATTTTGTTTGAAACGAATCGCGTAGACACCCGGCAGGAATTTGTCGAGGCCCTGCGATCGTATGAAGCCGATGTGATCCTTTCCGATCACCGCTTGCCACAGTTCAACTCCTTCGACGCGCTCAAGCTTTGCCGGCGCGCCGGAGTGCAAATCCCGTTTATCCTGGTGACCGGATCGGTCTCCGAAGAATTTGCCGTGAGCTGTCTCAAACAAGGGGCCGACGACTACGTGTTGAAATCGAATCTCATCCGCCTGCCCACGGCGATCATCAACGCTTTGAAACAAAAAGCGCTGGAACGGGAACGAAAAAAATCCGACGGTGAGCTGCGCAAACAAAATGAAGAGCTGGTCAAGATCAATAAAGAACTGGACAGCTTTGTCTACAGCGTGTCGCACAACCTGAGGGCTCCTCTCATGTCGGTGCTCGGTTTGTTGAACCTCGCCAAGATGAACGACCAGGACAACGAAAATGTCCTGGAGCGATATTTCACCATGATGGAACACAGCATCCAGAAGCTCGACGAAACCCTGAAAGAGATCCTGGACTATTCGCGCAATGCCCGCAACAACCTCAACATAAAACGCGTCAGCCTCCACGAGATCGTCAACGACAGCATCGAACGCTTGCGTTATATGGAGGGTTCTGACCAGATCATCAAAGAGATCCAGATCAATGAGACGGTGCCGCTGTACTCCGATGGGTACAGGCTTTCCGTTATCTTTAATAACCTCCTCTCCAACGCCATTAAATACCGCGACCTCCAGAAAGATGAGTCCTATGTACGCTTCGCGATCACGGTGGACGAGCGCAAGGCCTCCTTTTATTTCCGTGACAACGGCATCGGTATTTCCGAACATCTTCTTCCCAGGGTATTCGATATGTTCTTCCGGGCCACCGAACGGAGTGAGGGCGCAGGGTTGGGTTTGTATATCGTGAAGGAGACGGTGGAGAAATTAAGAGGAACCATCGTCGTCGAGTCCACGTATGGTCAGGGCACTTCCTTCAAATTTGAAATCCCCAATATTCATTTACCAGCCGAATTGGACTAA
- a CDS encoding response regulator: MTNKSAVEILLVEDNPDDAELTIRVLKKHNLANNLVHLHDGEEALKFLFENDMNIPKIILLDLKMPKVDGIEVLRKIKMDEARKIIPVIVLTSSKEDRDIIESYKLGVNAYVVKPVEFDKFMEAVAQLGLFWLLLNQSPK, encoded by the coding sequence ATGACAAACAAATCAGCGGTTGAGATCCTTTTAGTAGAAGATAATCCGGATGACGCGGAGCTGACCATACGGGTGTTGAAAAAACACAACCTGGCCAACAACCTCGTCCACCTTCACGATGGCGAAGAGGCCCTGAAGTTCCTGTTCGAAAATGACATGAACATCCCTAAGATCATCTTGCTGGACCTCAAGATGCCGAAAGTGGATGGCATCGAAGTGTTGCGGAAGATCAAAATGGACGAGGCGCGGAAGATCATCCCGGTGATCGTGCTCACCTCCTCCAAGGAGGACCGCGACATTATTGAATCGTATAAATTGGGTGTGAATGCCTACGTGGTGAAGCCCGTGGAGTTTGACAAATTTATGGAAGCCGTGGCGCAACTCGGATTGTTTTGGCTGTTGCTGAACCAGTCTCCGAAGTGA
- a CDS encoding APC family permease produces MSETKFKPVLGLWDGTMLVAGSMIGSGIFIVSSDILRNVGGSGWLVAVWLITGFMTITAAVSYGELSGMFPKAGGQYVYLKEAYNPLIAFLYGWSFFAVIQTGTIAAVGVAFSKFMAYKVPAVSEDIVLLDLGFLRISPAQLVSIFIIVLLTYINSRGVKGGKAIQTTFTVTKLLSLFGLIVFGFFMMNGSVWEANWSADAWDLHKLNADNTIETYTTIAAVGAIAAAMVGSIFSSDAWNNVTFIAGEMKNPQRNIGLSLFLGTLIVTIIYVSANVMYTAVLPLHDIAFAEKDRVGVAASHAIFGAEGTTIIALMIMVSTFGCNNGLILAGARVYYTMAKDGVFFKQAGELNRFAVPQRALWVQCILASLWCLSGKYGDLLDMVSFVVVLFYMLTIIGIFILRKKQPDAPRPYKAFGYPVLPLIYILMGTTFCTLLIYYKPLYTWPGLIIALSGVPLYYFAMQRKKV; encoded by the coding sequence ATGAGTGAGACAAAGTTCAAGCCCGTGCTGGGCTTATGGGACGGCACCATGCTGGTGGCCGGTTCAATGATTGGTTCGGGAATTTTTATCGTAAGCTCCGACATTCTTCGCAATGTGGGAGGATCGGGATGGCTAGTCGCTGTCTGGCTGATCACCGGCTTTATGACCATCACGGCGGCGGTTAGCTACGGCGAACTTAGCGGAATGTTCCCCAAAGCGGGCGGCCAGTACGTTTATCTGAAAGAAGCCTACAATCCCCTCATCGCTTTCCTGTACGGATGGAGTTTCTTTGCCGTCATTCAAACGGGGACCATCGCTGCCGTGGGGGTCGCGTTTTCAAAGTTCATGGCCTACAAAGTTCCGGCCGTCAGCGAAGACATTGTGTTGCTGGACCTGGGCTTCCTTCGCATTTCACCGGCGCAACTGGTTTCTATTTTCATCATCGTGTTGTTGACCTACATTAACAGCCGCGGGGTGAAAGGAGGCAAAGCCATTCAGACCACGTTCACCGTGACCAAATTGCTCAGCCTCTTTGGGCTTATCGTTTTTGGATTTTTCATGATGAATGGCTCCGTGTGGGAAGCCAATTGGAGCGCCGACGCCTGGGATCTGCACAAGCTCAACGCCGATAACACCATTGAAACGTACACCACCATCGCCGCCGTTGGTGCCATTGCCGCTGCCATGGTGGGCTCGATCTTCAGCAGCGATGCCTGGAACAATGTGACGTTTATTGCCGGGGAAATGAAAAATCCACAGCGCAACATCGGGCTCAGCTTGTTTCTTGGAACGCTCATCGTTACCATTATTTATGTGAGTGCCAACGTGATGTATACCGCCGTGTTGCCGTTACATGACATTGCTTTCGCGGAAAAAGACAGGGTTGGGGTGGCCGCCTCGCATGCCATCTTCGGTGCCGAAGGCACGACCATCATCGCGCTCATGATCATGGTGTCGACGTTTGGTTGCAACAATGGGTTGATCCTGGCGGGAGCCCGTGTGTACTACACGATGGCCAAGGACGGGGTCTTCTTCAAACAAGCCGGCGAACTGAATCGCTTTGCCGTTCCTCAGCGCGCGTTGTGGGTGCAATGCATTCTCGCCTCCCTGTGGTGTCTCAGTGGAAAATATGGCGACTTGCTGGATATGGTCTCTTTTGTGGTGGTCTTGTTTTATATGCTTACCATCATCGGTATCTTCATTTTGCGAAAGAAACAACCCGACGCACCGAGACCCTACAAAGCTTTTGGTTATCCCGTGTTGCCCCTCATCTACATCCTGATGGGGACGACCTTCTGCACGCTGCTGATCTACTACAAACCGCTTTACACCTGGCCTGGGCTGATCATTGCTCTGAGCGGCGTGCCCCTCTATTATTTCGCTATGCAGCGGAAAAAGGTATAA